CGATCGGGAACAGGCGGGTTGCTATTTTTGGTAAAAATTACTATAAATAAATTGACCGGCCACCCGTCAACGGCCAGAGCGGTGTGACTGCCTCAAGATCCCTCCTGGCGATCGCCCGATCGATCGCTTCCCCAGTTATGTTGACCCTCACCACGCCCGACTTGGGGCCCGCAACCCTGGACGCTCAAGTGGGCAACAGCGCCCTGCTGACGGATTTGTATCAGTTAACAATGATCGCTTGCTATTGCGATCGGGCGGTGGAGCAACAAACCGCCAGTTTTGAGCTGTTTACGCGCCGGTTGCCCGATGGGTTTGGCTACTTGGTGGCCATGGGACTGGAACAGGCCCTGCAATACCTGGAGCAGTTTCAGGTCAGCGCGTCCCAACAGGCACAACTGCGGGCCACGGGGCTGTTTGACCATGCGCCCGATCGATTTTGGGACTTGTTGGCGACGGCTCGGTTTACGGGAGACTTGTGGGCCGTGCCCGAAGGAACCGTGGTGTTTGCCCATGAACCGCTGCTGCGAATTGAGGCTCCCCTCTGGCAAGCCCAGTGGGTGGAAACCTATTTGCTGAATGTGCTGAACTATCAAACCCTGGTGGCCACGCGATCGGCTCGGTTGCGGGATGTGGCGGGCGATCGGGCGCAAATTTTGGAATTTGGCACAAGGCGGGCCTTCAGTCCCCAGGCGGCCCTGTGGGCGGCGCGGGCGGCCTTGGCGGCCGGCTTGGATGCCACTTCTAATGTGGAGGCGGCGTTGCAATTGGGGCGACAACCGGCGGGCACGATGGCCCATGCCCTGGTGATGGCCCTGGGTGCTTCCATGGGGTCGGAGCTGGCGGCGTTTGAGGCTTTTCAGGGACTGTTTCCCCATGGGGCGCTGCTGGTGGATACTTTTGACCCGGTGCGGGCGATCGAACAGTTGGCGGAGCGAGTGCGGGCCGGCGGGGCCCCCGTGCCGGCCATCCGGTTGGATTCGGGAGACTTGGTGAGCCTGTCACAGCTAGCGCGCGATCGATTGCCGGGAACGCAAATTTTGGTCAGCGGTGATCTGGATGAAGCGGAAATCGATCGCCTACGGGCGGCCGGTGCTGAGATTGATGGCTATGGGGTAGGCACAAAGTTGGTGACTGGCCAGCCGGTGAATGGGGTTTATAAATTAGTGGAGTTGGCGGGGCAACCGGTGGCCAAAGGCTCCAGTGGCAAGGCCACCTATCCGGGCCGAAAACAGGTGCTGCGCGATCGGGACGAGGCGGGCCGTTGGTTGGGCGATCGGCTGGTGTTGGCCGATGAAGTGTCCCGATCAGAGCTGGGATTGTTGCGGCCCGTGATGCGTGCGGGACAACGGCTGACGGATCCAGAATCCCTGCTGACCATTGCCCAACGCACCCGATCGCAGGTTCAAAGCCTTCCGGAGGCGGTGCGATCGATCCATGACCCAACCCCAGTGCGGCCGGAACTGTCGCCTGCGCTACAATCGCTCACGACTCGGGTGCATCAGTCGCTCCAAGCTGCTTCCTAAGCTGCTTCTTAAGCTGCTTCCCAAACTGTTTCAAGGCCAGCACCCCAGTGGTTGCCAATTCCGCTCCATCAACCCGTCATTTTCTACAAACCTGTATTCCTGCCGTTGTTTTGGCGGCCAGAATCCCATGATGTCGATCGCGTTGTTTGGAACCAGTGCAGATCCCCCAACCTATGGCCATCAGGCGATTGTTGCTTGGTTGGCCCAACGGTTCGATCGGGTTGCGGTTTGGGCTGCGGACAATCCCTTCAAAAGTCATCGCGCTCCCCTCGACTGTCGCACGGCCATGTTGCGGGTGCTGATCGAGTCGATCGAACCACGGCCCGCCCATGTGCAGGTTTGTCCAGACCTGAGCCACCCGCGCACGGTGGTGGTGTTG
This portion of the Limnothrix sp. FACHB-406 genome encodes:
- a CDS encoding nicotinate phosphoribosyltransferase — encoded protein: MLTLTTPDLGPATLDAQVGNSALLTDLYQLTMIACYCDRAVEQQTASFELFTRRLPDGFGYLVAMGLEQALQYLEQFQVSASQQAQLRATGLFDHAPDRFWDLLATARFTGDLWAVPEGTVVFAHEPLLRIEAPLWQAQWVETYLLNVLNYQTLVATRSARLRDVAGDRAQILEFGTRRAFSPQAALWAARAALAAGLDATSNVEAALQLGRQPAGTMAHALVMALGASMGSELAAFEAFQGLFPHGALLVDTFDPVRAIEQLAERVRAGGAPVPAIRLDSGDLVSLSQLARDRLPGTQILVSGDLDEAEIDRLRAAGAEIDGYGVGTKLVTGQPVNGVYKLVELAGQPVAKGSSGKATYPGRKQVLRDRDEAGRWLGDRLVLADEVSRSELGLLRPVMRAGQRLTDPESLLTIAQRTRSQVQSLPEAVRSIHDPTPVRPELSPALQSLTTRVHQSLQAAS